One window of Biomphalaria glabrata chromosome 6, xgBioGlab47.1, whole genome shotgun sequence genomic DNA carries:
- the LOC129926718 gene encoding E3 ubiquitin-protein ligase rnf168-like gives MEKKFLLERDKYTSEQMERLAKEAIKNMGHQNHRQKVKYVETLKKIAPVITTTHCDSSKMTQTPGEPRIPFKGKKMLSESECMCPVCISLLILPVTFPCNHSLCLKCYKETVEKANLSCPVCRKRISVWARKAAKENKLINMEKWTDIQEAFPEKVRRRLEASEESDSEDDEDDFEAKERRQISCPGEIRQEYEAAIQQIQQKKDEQAKKEEEASKVNFEALQQEEFLSEKVEIEEKALMLEKKKSKKNSLFLNPVVRLKKCLKEEDIMLSWRANNCLPDTETFHDTSQLTENRSAIPAGNSSVKNDDLKFATKLQEFFDLMDKKRIVVDRSKGSSNEYTLQRKHKCDE, from the exons atggaaaaaaaattcttgttgg aaagagacaaatatacaagtgaGCAAATGGAAAGATTGGCCAAAGAAGCCATTAAAAACATGGGTCATCAAAACCATCGCCAGAAAGTCAAATATGTGGAGACtttaaaaaag ATTGCTCCGGTGATTACTACTACACATTGTGACTCTTCAAAAATGACACAGACACCTGGTGAACCAAGAATTCCGTTTAAAG gaaaaaaaatgctgtcTGAATCTGAGTGCATGTGCCCAGTATGCATTAGCTTACTCATCCTACCTGTAACGTTCCCCTGCAATCACTcactttgtttaaaatgttacaaGGAAACAGTGGAAAAAGCCAACCTCTCATGCCCTGTCTGCAGGAAGCGCATTTCAGTTTGGGCCAGGAAAGCTGCcaaggaaaataaattgataaacATGGAAAAGTGGACAGACATCCAAGAGGCCTTCCCTGAAAAAGTGAGGCGCAGGCTGGAAGCCAGTGAAGAAAGCGACAGtgaagatgatgaagatgattttGAAGCCA AGGAAAGACGACAAATTTCCTGTCCTGGAGAAATCAGACAAGAATATGAAGCTGCTATCCAGCAG ATTCAGCAAAAAAAGGACGAACAGGCAAAGAAAGAGGAGGAGGCCAGTAAAGTAAATTTTGAAGCTCTGCAACAGGAAGAATTTTTGTCAGAGAAAGTGGAAATAGAAGAGAAAGCACTGATGCTTGAAAAG aaaaagtctaaaaaaaatagcctctTTCTGAATCCAGTTGTCAGATTAAAGAAGTGTTTAAAAGAAGAGGATATAATGTTGAGTTGGAGAGCTAACAACTGTCTCCCTGATACTGAAACTTTCCATGACACTTCACAACTCACAGAAAACAGATCAGCTATACCTGCTGGCAATAGTTCAGTAAAGAATGATGACCTTAAGTTTGCAACTAAATTGCAAGAATTTTTTGACTTAATggataaaaaaagaattgtggTTGATAGGTCAAAAGGATCTAGCAATGAATATACTTTGCAAAGAAAGCATAAATGTGATGAGTGA
- the LOC129926717 gene encoding paramyosin-like isoform X1, with protein MKSALLYNIPGVGSYNLLGDHHGPIKDLDLNRTRSLNRLDQSGRTYKDIGYRLTDKNEMPGHIESLHMKLKEAQDQIKSLDILLTGANKQKDMFEKNYKVLEQKLSSCNKNLKELESEKNKLNKAISELQKENTDLESKRASAEHESHAISAQLEKEKNIVKNLQKECSSLQSYVCKLQNEVKELESEKIKLAKIISKLENTKANLEKDRDAISSCLNEEKERYKKKCATLMSTITQLQREGKINDEENNQMDRTIQELVTMNASLEKTKDIIATQLEAERDKSQKELKSSISVLLEESEAEKVKLSSRIMELQKETLELGKKLENTEQEFQSVSAQLLEEKSSVSTIKEECSAMNFTILTMEHEIADLKTEKINLVRGLSELENVRASLEKDKNSLSSCIEEEREKSKKECSVFMSLITFEHFHSEVVQLKLTIDELEKQNASLENDKKAISSQWEFERDKSQIALEESEAEKEKLNAMISEVQKVSLELEKKLDSVQKCQAISSELKEEKIC; from the exons ATGAAATCAGCTTTgcttt ATAATATTCCAGGAGTCGGCAGTTACAATCTGTTAGGTGATCACCATGGTCCTATTAAAG acttGGACCTCAACAGAACAAGATCCCTTAACAGATTAGATCAAAGTGGAAGGACTTATAAAGACATAG GGTACAGACTAACAGACAAAAATGAAATGCCTGGACACATAGAGTCGTTGCACATGAAACTAAAAGAAGCGCAGGACCAGATCAAAAGCTTGGACATTCTCCTCACGGGGGCCAACAAACAAAAGgatatgtttgaaaaaaattataaagtctTGGAACAGAAGTTGTCTTCATGTAACAAAAACCTGAAAGAGCTAGAAAGTGAAAAGAACAAATTAAACAAAGCCATTTCAGAATTGCAGAAGGAAAATACAGATTTGGAAAGCAAAAGAGCCAGCGCTGAACATGAGAGCCATGCTATTTCTGCTCAGCTGGAAAAGGAAAAGAACATTGTAAAGAATCTACAGAAAGAATGCTCGTCACTTCAGTCTTATGTCTGTAAACTTCAGAATGAGGTGAAAGAACTAGAATCCGAGAAAATCAAATTAGCAAAAATCATTTCAAAGTTGGAAAACACTAAAGCTAATTTGGAGAAAGATAGGGATGCCATCTCTTCTTGTTTGAATgaggaaaaagaaagatataaGAAAAAATGTGCCACTTTAATGTCAACAATAACACAGTTGCAAAGGGAGGGGAAAATTAATGATGAGGAAAACAATCAAATGGACAGAACAATCCAAGAGCTAGTGACAATGAATGCCAGTCTAGAGAAAACTAAAGATATCATTGCTACTCAGCTTGAAGCCGAGAGAGACAAGTcacagaaagagttaaaatcatCCATATCAGTATTACTAGAGGaatcagaggcagagaaagtcAAGTTAAGCAGCAGAATAATGGAGTTACAGAAAGAGACATTAGAATTGGgaaagaaattagaaaataCTGAGCAAGAGTTTCAATCTGTTTCAGCCCAACTTTTGGAAGAAAAGAGTTCAGTCAGCACTATCAAAGAAGAATGCTCAGCAATGAATTTTACCATTTTAACAATGGAGCATGAAATAGCAGATTTGAAAactgaaaaaattaatttagtcCGAGGTTTATCAGAGTTAGAAAACGTTAGAGCTAGTCTTGAGAAAGACAAAAATTCCCTCTCTTCATGCATAGAGGAGGAAAGAGAAAagtctaaaaaagaatgttcAGTTTTTATGTCATTAATAACATTTGAACATTTTCACTCGGAAGTGGttcaattaaaattaacaattgATGAGCTAGAGAAACAAAATGCTAGCTTAGAGAATGATAAGAAAGCTATTTCTTCCCAATGGGAATTCGAAAGAGACAAATCACAGATTGCACTTGAAGaatcagaggcagagaaagagaaattgaATGCTATGATATCAGAGGTACAGAAAGTGTCATTGGAGTTGGAAAAGAAATTAGATTCAGTACAAAAGTGTCAAGCGATTTCTTCTGAACTGAAGGAAGAAAAGATCTGTTAG
- the LOC129926717 gene encoding paramyosin-like isoform X2, producing the protein MPGHIESLHMKLKEAQDQIKSLDILLTGANKQKDMFEKNYKVLEQKLSSCNKNLKELESEKNKLNKAISELQKENTDLESKRASAEHESHAISAQLEKEKNIVKNLQKECSSLQSYVCKLQNEVKELESEKIKLAKIISKLENTKANLEKDRDAISSCLNEEKERYKKKCATLMSTITQLQREGKINDEENNQMDRTIQELVTMNASLEKTKDIIATQLEAERDKSQKELKSSISVLLEESEAEKVKLSSRIMELQKETLELGKKLENTEQEFQSVSAQLLEEKSSVSTIKEECSAMNFTILTMEHEIADLKTEKINLVRGLSELENVRASLEKDKNSLSSCIEEEREKSKKECSVFMSLITFEHFHSEVVQLKLTIDELEKQNASLENDKKAISSQWEFERDKSQIALEESEAEKEKLNAMISEVQKVSLELEKKLDSVQKCQAISSELKEEKIC; encoded by the coding sequence ATGCCTGGACACATAGAGTCGTTGCACATGAAACTAAAAGAAGCGCAGGACCAGATCAAAAGCTTGGACATTCTCCTCACGGGGGCCAACAAACAAAAGgatatgtttgaaaaaaattataaagtctTGGAACAGAAGTTGTCTTCATGTAACAAAAACCTGAAAGAGCTAGAAAGTGAAAAGAACAAATTAAACAAAGCCATTTCAGAATTGCAGAAGGAAAATACAGATTTGGAAAGCAAAAGAGCCAGCGCTGAACATGAGAGCCATGCTATTTCTGCTCAGCTGGAAAAGGAAAAGAACATTGTAAAGAATCTACAGAAAGAATGCTCGTCACTTCAGTCTTATGTCTGTAAACTTCAGAATGAGGTGAAAGAACTAGAATCCGAGAAAATCAAATTAGCAAAAATCATTTCAAAGTTGGAAAACACTAAAGCTAATTTGGAGAAAGATAGGGATGCCATCTCTTCTTGTTTGAATgaggaaaaagaaagatataaGAAAAAATGTGCCACTTTAATGTCAACAATAACACAGTTGCAAAGGGAGGGGAAAATTAATGATGAGGAAAACAATCAAATGGACAGAACAATCCAAGAGCTAGTGACAATGAATGCCAGTCTAGAGAAAACTAAAGATATCATTGCTACTCAGCTTGAAGCCGAGAGAGACAAGTcacagaaagagttaaaatcatCCATATCAGTATTACTAGAGGaatcagaggcagagaaagtcAAGTTAAGCAGCAGAATAATGGAGTTACAGAAAGAGACATTAGAATTGGgaaagaaattagaaaataCTGAGCAAGAGTTTCAATCTGTTTCAGCCCAACTTTTGGAAGAAAAGAGTTCAGTCAGCACTATCAAAGAAGAATGCTCAGCAATGAATTTTACCATTTTAACAATGGAGCATGAAATAGCAGATTTGAAAactgaaaaaattaatttagtcCGAGGTTTATCAGAGTTAGAAAACGTTAGAGCTAGTCTTGAGAAAGACAAAAATTCCCTCTCTTCATGCATAGAGGAGGAAAGAGAAAagtctaaaaaagaatgttcAGTTTTTATGTCATTAATAACATTTGAACATTTTCACTCGGAAGTGGttcaattaaaattaacaattgATGAGCTAGAGAAACAAAATGCTAGCTTAGAGAATGATAAGAAAGCTATTTCTTCCCAATGGGAATTCGAAAGAGACAAATCACAGATTGCACTTGAAGaatcagaggcagagaaagagaaattgaATGCTATGATATCAGAGGTACAGAAAGTGTCATTGGAGTTGGAAAAGAAATTAGATTCAGTACAAAAGTGTCAAGCGATTTCTTCTGAACTGAAGGAAGAAAAGATCTGTTAG